TCCGGCACTTTCAAAATTTTCCGAGAACGGAATTTATTATGAAGAATATAATCCGGCTAGTAACTATACGCAACTTGAACCAACAACTACTAATCAGGCTAAGGGTGGCGGATTCGGTGAAACGATTTTGAATAATAGAACCGGTGGAATCACAGGTAAAAGTGAAAAAGTCGGATTGTCGAATACAAGCGCAAATATGATCATCAAAGATCCACGTCCTGTTTTCTATTTTATATTCAGCGGTGACAGAAAGAATATGAATACTGTTGCTGAAAGCATGTTCGAAGGTGTTGCAAGTCCGAATGATTTCGTTCTGGTTAAAGCGAGAGTTACAAATAAAGGTCGCGAGATTACTGTCGGCCGACACACTCGTTTTAAAAGCGAGTCGGGTTTCACTGAAGGTACTATTCAATTCCGCTTCAAAAAAATCAGTAACGAAATGTATAAAGTTTATTTCGATGCCGATGTTCCTGCCGGTGAGTATGGATTTTATTATAACAAAGGCAGTGAACAAAATTCTTCTTTGAAGATCTATGATTTTTCATTGCAGAATAGTTTGAAAGGAAAATAAATACAGTTTGAGTTTGAAGTGTGTTGTGTGGCATACCTACAAACTACACACTTCAAACTCAAACTGTATTTCATGTCGTCATCCCGTTGAAAGGATTAAACCGCCGGCGTTCGTACTCTGTACCTACTGCGCGCTGAATAGAACTATCGCCGTATCGCTTGCGCATTTTGTCCATGGCCTGGTAGAGTTTGATCATCTCTTCGCTGTCTTCAAAAAGATTGATCTGTTGTCCACCACCAACCAGATGACTGAAGCGAACTCCGATCAGACGAATGAGCATGCGGCGTTGGTAAAGTTTGTCGAATAATTCTTTTGCGCGATCGATGAGTGTCTGATCGTTGGAAGTATACGGTATGCGTGACTGCGTTGTGTGTGTGTCGAAATTGGAATAACGGATCTTTATCGTAACGCATGCGGTGAGTTTGTCTTCGGAACGTAATTGAAAGGCAAGTTTTTCTGTCATAGCAACGATGAGCGACTTCAGATAACTTATATCTATTGTATCCTGATCAAATGTCTCTTCTGTAGAAAGTGACTTGCGTTCATTATATGGTTCAACGGGCGTGGTGTCGATACCGTTTGCTTTCCGCCAGATAGCAATGCCGTTTTCTCCTAACACATTTTCCATCAGTTCCACAGGCATCTTCTGCACGGTCTCAATTTTTTCTACGCCCATGGTGCGCAATAAATTTGCAGTCTTCTCCCCTACCATTGGAATTTTCCGTACAGGCAAAGGCGCAAGAAATGTTTTTTCATTTCCGAAATCTATCTTCTGCTGACCGTTAGGTTTCGCTTCACCTGTTGCTACTTTGGAAACGGTTTTATTTCCCGACATACCAAAAGAAATCGGTAAGCCTGTTTCCTTCGTGATCCTATGCCGTAATTCCGTTGCCCATTTATAACATCCGAAAAAACGATCCATGCCACTTAAGTCTATATAGAATTCGTCGATCGACGATTTTTCGTAAACGGGAACATTCTCTTTTATTATATCTGTAACGACCTCGGACAACTGACTGTACCGTTCGTAATCGCCGCGGACGATAATTGCATCAGGACAAAGGCGGCGGGCAAGTTTCATGGGCATCGCTGAATGTACACCATAGGCGCGAGCTTCGTAACTGCAGGAAGCTACTACGCCACGATCACTCGTACCGCCAATCAAAACCGGTTTCCCTTTTAGTTTGGGATGGTCGAGGCAAGAAACGGAAACGAAAAACGAATCCAGATCCATATGTACTATTGAACGACGCATTTTTTGAGTGTGAGTGCGAGAGAGTGCGGAGAGTGAGTGAGCAGTGAGTGTGAGTGTGAGTGTGAGTGTGAGTGTATGGACAACACACGCTTTGGTAGCTCCGGTGTGGCTCAAGGAATTCGACAACCAAAACCACACCGGCTAAAGCATTTCTGCAAAGCAACCAAGTCATTAAACAAACCAGC
The nucleotide sequence above comes from Bacteroidota bacterium. Encoded proteins:
- the dinB gene encoding DNA polymerase IV gives rise to the protein MRRSIVHMDLDSFFVSVSCLDHPKLKGKPVLIGGTSDRGVVASCSYEARAYGVHSAMPMKLARRLCPDAIIVRGDYERYSQLSEVVTDIIKENVPVYEKSSIDEFYIDLSGMDRFFGCYKWATELRHRITKETGLPISFGMSGNKTVSKVATGEAKPNGQQKIDFGNEKTFLAPLPVRKIPMVGEKTANLLRTMGVEKIETVQKMPVELMENVLGENGIAIWRKANGIDTTPVEPYNERKSLSTEETFDQDTIDISYLKSLIVAMTEKLAFQLRSEDKLTACVTIKIRYSNFDTHTTQSRIPYTSNDQTLIDRAKELFDKLYQRRMLIRLIGVRFSHLVGGGQQINLFEDSEEMIKLYQAMDKMRKRYGDSSIQRAVGTEYERRRFNPFNGMTT